The following proteins are encoded in a genomic region of Bacillus sp. FJAT-22090:
- a CDS encoding GIY-YIG nuclease family protein produces MGKLDRKLELKQAYKEVKIEGGIYVITNKQNGKKFVGSTRNFKTLNGTKFTLETGTHTNRILQEEWQQFGKDAFEIEQVETLKTPENQYVDEKKELEKLLNKWMEQLQPFGIKGYHTKKE; encoded by the coding sequence GTGGGGAAATTGGATCGTAAACTGGAACTGAAACAAGCATATAAAGAAGTAAAGATTGAAGGTGGAATTTATGTCATAACGAATAAACAAAACGGTAAAAAATTCGTTGGATCCACACGAAACTTCAAGACGTTAAATGGCACGAAGTTTACTCTAGAAACAGGGACACATACAAATAGAATACTTCAAGAAGAATGGCAACAATTCGGCAAGGATGCGTTTGAAATTGAACAAGTAGAGACACTGAAAACACCAGAAAATCAATACGTAGACGAAAAGAAAGAACTAGAAAAGCTTTTAAACAAATGGATGGAGCAATTACAACCATTTGGCATTAAAGGATATCATACGAAGAAAGAGTGA
- the pepT gene encoding peptidase T, producing the protein MKETLIERLTRYAKIDTQSNASSTTCPSTEGQWDLLHVLEKELAEIGLEEITLDENGYLFASLPSNTDKEIPTIGFLAHVDTATDYTGKNVNPQRIDNYDGSDIQLNENTVMTVKDFPELSNYVGHTLLTTDGTTLLGADDKAGIAIIMTAMEYFIQNPEVKHGKVRVAFTPDEEIGRGPHKFDVEKFAAKFAYTMDGGPLGELQFESFNAAGAKVITNGTSVHPGSAKGKMVNSITIATKFQSHMPVNEVPEKTEGYEGFIHLMNFNGDVEKTELSYIIRDHDRVKFEAKKQLFLDTAEKIKAEYGTGAISVELNDQYYNMGEKISPVMEIVDVAKEVMISLNIDPLIIPVRGGTDGSQLSYMGMPTPNVFTGGENYHGKYEYISVDVMEKSTEVLKGIIQSFEKQA; encoded by the coding sequence ATGAAAGAAACATTAATCGAGCGTTTAACTCGTTATGCAAAAATAGACACACAATCTAATGCATCAAGCACAACCTGCCCATCAACGGAAGGTCAATGGGATCTGCTCCATGTACTTGAAAAAGAATTAGCTGAGATTGGGTTAGAAGAAATTACTTTAGATGAAAACGGTTATTTATTTGCTTCATTACCTTCCAATACAGATAAGGAAATTCCGACAATCGGATTTTTAGCTCACGTGGATACAGCTACAGATTATACAGGGAAAAATGTAAACCCTCAGCGAATTGATAATTACGACGGATCAGACATTCAACTGAACGAAAATACAGTTATGACTGTTAAAGACTTCCCTGAGCTTTCAAATTATGTCGGACATACTTTGCTTACAACGGATGGCACAACACTTTTAGGTGCTGACGATAAAGCTGGGATAGCTATCATCATGACAGCTATGGAATATTTCATCCAAAACCCTGAAGTGAAACACGGAAAAGTTCGTGTTGCCTTTACTCCCGATGAAGAGATTGGTCGCGGACCACATAAATTCGATGTAGAAAAATTCGCAGCAAAATTTGCATATACAATGGACGGAGGTCCACTTGGTGAATTGCAATTTGAAAGCTTTAATGCGGCTGGAGCAAAAGTTATAACGAACGGTACAAGCGTTCATCCTGGCTCTGCAAAAGGAAAAATGGTGAACTCTATTACTATCGCGACTAAGTTCCAATCACATATGCCAGTTAATGAAGTACCTGAAAAAACAGAGGGCTATGAAGGATTTATACATTTGATGAACTTTAACGGGGACGTTGAAAAAACAGAGTTAAGCTATATCATCCGTGATCATGATCGAGTAAAATTCGAAGCGAAAAAGCAATTGTTCTTAGACACTGCCGAGAAAATCAAAGCAGAATACGGTACAGGCGCTATTTCAGTGGAATTAAATGATCAATACTACAATATGGGTGAAAAAATTTCACCTGTAATGGAAATTGTCGATGTAGCAAAAGAAGTAATGATCTCACTCAATATCGACCCTCTAATTATTCCAGTACGTGGAGGGACAGACGGTTCTCAGCTTTCCTACATGGGAATGCCAACTCCAAACGTCTTTACTGGTGGAGAAAATTACCATGGTAAATATGAATATATATCAGTAGATGTAATGGAGAAATCAACGGAAGTCCTAAAAGGAATTATTCAATCATTCGAAAAACAAGCTTAA
- a CDS encoding M3 family oligoendopeptidase — protein MVTFKDYEYKRPNLEEEKTKFNDALTKFKQATSVEEQSVAIEELNALRNDYSTQANLVYIRASIDTNDEFYQKERDFFDEKNPEVEELITEYYKALVASPFRKELEEKWGSQLFDLADFQIKAFSAEVISLMQKENKLASDYSKLVASAQVEFNGETLTLAQLGPYGESTDREVRKKATEARFGFFKEHEDKFDDIYDQLVKVRHEIATKLGYKNFVELGYIRMNRIDYNAEMVKKFRDQVRDFIVPLATKLYERQAKRIGFEKLKFYDESLNFLSGNAAPQGSPEWIVENGKKMYDELSPETAEFFQFMIDRDLMDLVAKKGKESGGYCTFIDNYESPYIFSNFNGTSGDIDVLTHEAGHAFQVFTSRNIGIPEYVWPTFESCEIHSMSMEFFTWPWMELFFKEQTEKYKFAHLSGGLLFLPYGVAVDEFQHVVYENPEMTPQERKSAWKKIEEIYLPHRDYDGNGYLEAGAFWQRQGHIYASPFYYIDYTLAQICAFQFWKRSREDHEAAWKDYLHLCQLGGSKSFTKLVAEANLISPFEEGCVESVIGSIEKYLDGVDDAAL, from the coding sequence TTGGTTACATTCAAGGACTATGAGTACAAAAGACCAAATTTAGAAGAAGAAAAAACAAAATTTAATGATGCATTAACAAAATTCAAACAGGCTACTTCCGTTGAAGAACAAAGTGTTGCAATTGAAGAACTAAATGCACTTCGAAATGATTATTCAACACAAGCTAATTTAGTGTACATTCGTGCATCAATTGATACGAATGATGAGTTTTACCAAAAAGAGCGTGATTTTTTTGATGAAAAAAACCCAGAGGTCGAAGAATTAATTACAGAATATTATAAAGCACTAGTCGCTTCTCCATTCCGTAAAGAATTAGAAGAAAAATGGGGAAGCCAATTATTTGATCTTGCTGATTTTCAAATTAAAGCATTTTCCGCAGAAGTAATTTCACTTATGCAGAAAGAAAATAAATTGGCTTCTGACTATTCTAAGCTTGTTGCTTCTGCTCAAGTTGAATTTAACGGCGAAACATTAACACTTGCCCAGCTTGGACCTTACGGTGAATCAACTGATAGAGAAGTACGTAAGAAAGCAACGGAAGCAAGATTCGGCTTTTTTAAAGAACATGAGGATAAATTTGATGACATATATGATCAGCTTGTAAAAGTACGTCATGAGATTGCTACAAAGCTTGGATACAAAAACTTTGTGGAGCTTGGCTATATACGTATGAATCGCATTGACTATAATGCGGAAATGGTGAAAAAATTTCGTGATCAAGTTCGTGATTTCATCGTTCCTCTTGCAACAAAACTTTATGAGCGTCAGGCAAAAAGAATTGGGTTTGAAAAGCTAAAGTTCTACGATGAATCTCTGAATTTCTTGTCTGGGAATGCAGCACCACAAGGTTCTCCGGAATGGATTGTTGAAAATGGAAAGAAAATGTATGATGAGTTATCTCCTGAGACAGCAGAGTTTTTCCAATTCATGATTGACCGAGATTTAATGGACTTAGTAGCGAAAAAAGGGAAGGAATCTGGAGGTTATTGTACATTTATCGATAACTATGAGTCTCCTTATATATTCTCAAACTTTAATGGAACATCTGGAGACATCGATGTGTTGACACATGAGGCGGGTCACGCATTCCAAGTGTTTACAAGCCGTAATATAGGTATACCTGAGTATGTATGGCCAACATTTGAGTCTTGTGAAATCCACTCGATGAGTATGGAATTTTTTACTTGGCCTTGGATGGAATTATTCTTTAAAGAACAAACAGAAAAATATAAATTTGCACATTTGAGCGGCGGCCTTCTATTCTTGCCGTATGGGGTTGCAGTGGACGAATTTCAACATGTCGTATATGAAAATCCTGAAATGACACCTCAAGAGCGTAAATCCGCTTGGAAAAAGATTGAGGAAATTTATTTACCTCATCGTGACTATGACGGAAATGGCTATTTGGAAGCTGGTGCTTTCTGGCAACGCCAAGGTCATATTTATGCAAGTCCGTTTTATTATATTGACTACACGTTGGCTCAAATTTGTGCGTTCCAATTTTGGAAGCGTTCCAGAGAAGATCACGAAGCAGCTTGGAAAGATTATCTACACCTTTGCCAGCTAGGTGGATCGAAATCTTTCACTAAGTTAGTAGCTGAGGCAAATTTAATATCTCCATTTGAAGAAGGCTGTGTCGAGTCCGTTATTGGTTCGATTGAGAAGTATTTAGATGGCGTTGATGACGCAGCTTTATAG
- a CDS encoding DnaJ family domain-containing protein — protein sequence MENFNKPSNDLIGDILKNYEKTGGMDNLKGQGKPLSDEYFSGDIFQHFQKIAKDAGFKPHWLKLQHEIRDELKDIAEKYVKGQKTDLQFRVTKVNEKIIQYNKSCPPPMQKGVVRLETIESASQRW from the coding sequence ATGGAAAACTTCAATAAACCAAGCAATGATTTAATCGGTGATATCTTAAAAAACTATGAGAAAACAGGCGGAATGGATAATTTGAAAGGGCAAGGAAAACCTCTGTCAGATGAATATTTTTCTGGTGACATATTCCAACACTTTCAAAAAATAGCGAAGGATGCTGGATTCAAGCCACATTGGTTAAAATTGCAGCATGAAATTAGAGATGAATTAAAAGACATTGCTGAAAAGTACGTGAAGGGGCAAAAGACCGACCTACAATTCAGAGTAACAAAAGTGAATGAAAAAATTATTCAGTATAATAAGTCTTGTCCACCTCCTATGCAAAAAGGAGTTGTTCGATTAGAAACAATCGAGTCAGCAAGTCAAAGATGGTAA
- a CDS encoding glycerol-3-phosphate acyltransferase encodes MVIWIICISVVSYLIGSIHGSKIAQFFSGINIKAEGLKNSGASNAAIVLGMKYGILVAFIDIIKGVLVITGTRFFMQQYGNFSVLEQDALLYLAGAAVILGHNFPIFTGFKGGKGTASVIGILFAIYWPLGLIGLLLLIGTTFLTDYLLIGVFVFYFVFLGEAIWFSEGYIPIAIASFLFVMALILHIENFRRLARKEEMRISTFIKRKKPSL; translated from the coding sequence ATGGTAATATGGATTATTTGTATTTCAGTAGTTAGTTATTTAATTGGTTCCATTCATGGTTCAAAGATTGCTCAGTTTTTTAGTGGAATCAATATTAAAGCAGAAGGTCTTAAAAACTCAGGTGCTTCTAATGCAGCCATTGTGCTTGGAATGAAATACGGAATACTCGTAGCTTTTATCGATATAATAAAAGGTGTATTGGTTATTACTGGAACACGATTTTTTATGCAGCAATATGGTAACTTTTCAGTATTAGAACAGGATGCACTTCTTTACTTAGCGGGGGCTGCTGTCATTTTAGGTCACAACTTTCCCATTTTCACAGGATTTAAGGGAGGAAAAGGGACAGCTTCTGTAATCGGCATACTTTTTGCAATTTATTGGCCTTTAGGATTGATCGGACTTTTATTATTAATTGGCACAACTTTTTTAACGGACTATTTATTAATTGGAGTATTTGTTTTTTATTTTGTTTTTTTAGGCGAGGCTATATGGTTTTCAGAAGGATATATACCAATTGCAATTGCAAGCTTTTTATTCGTGATGGCACTCATATTGCATATCGAAAACTTTCGTCGTTTAGCTCGTAAGGAAGAGATGAGAATTTCTACTTTTATAAAAAGAAAAAAACCTTCTTTATAA
- a CDS encoding DMT family transporter: protein MREILLGVLASLFFAVTFILNRSMEISGGSWLWSSSLRYFFMVPFLLIIVGYQKGLSTTFKEMKASPSTWLVWSFVGFVLFYAPLTFAAAYGPGWLISGMWQFTIIAGVLLAPLFALKIDGELIKQKIPMVSLFISLIILIGIILIQIPNTESVQMSMFFLGVLPVIVAAFAYPLGNRKMMDHLNGRLDTFQRVLGMTIASMPAWIILSIYAIFTVGLPSMDQVFQSLIVAVSSGVIATILFFMATDRVRDHQGKLAAVEATQSTEIIFVIIGEMWLLHVPLPAPIALIGLAIIILGMFLHSYYTKVLNSKLLVPKTK, encoded by the coding sequence GTGCGTGAAATATTATTAGGAGTTTTAGCATCATTATTTTTTGCAGTAACTTTTATACTTAATCGATCAATGGAAATATCGGGTGGGAGCTGGCTTTGGAGCTCCTCCCTCCGATACTTTTTCATGGTGCCTTTCTTATTGATCATCGTCGGTTATCAAAAAGGGTTATCCACAACATTTAAGGAAATGAAAGCTTCTCCTTCTACTTGGCTCGTTTGGAGCTTTGTGGGATTCGTATTATTTTACGCACCTCTAACCTTTGCAGCAGCTTATGGACCAGGTTGGTTAATATCAGGCATGTGGCAATTTACAATTATCGCCGGTGTTCTTCTTGCCCCATTATTTGCTTTAAAAATAGACGGTGAGCTGATTAAACAAAAAATACCAATGGTATCACTTTTTATTTCTCTCATTATATTAATAGGCATTATCTTAATCCAAATTCCAAATACAGAATCCGTTCAGATGAGCATGTTCTTTTTAGGAGTTTTACCTGTGATTGTGGCTGCATTTGCTTATCCACTCGGAAATAGAAAAATGATGGATCATTTAAACGGAAGATTAGATACCTTTCAGCGCGTTTTAGGTATGACAATCGCATCGATGCCTGCTTGGATTATATTATCTATTTACGCTATTTTCACGGTAGGACTACCATCTATGGACCAAGTTTTTCAATCGCTTATTGTAGCGGTTAGCTCGGGTGTGATTGCCACCATATTATTTTTTATGGCAACTGACCGTGTTCGTGACCATCAAGGTAAACTCGCAGCAGTAGAAGCGACTCAATCGACGGAAATTATTTTCGTTATTATCGGTGAAATGTGGTTACTTCATGTTCCTTTACCTGCACCAATTGCCCTAATCGGACTTGCTATTATTATTTTAGGAATGTTTTTACATAGCTACTATACGAAGGTTTTAAATTCTAAACTGCTCGTTCCAAAAACAAAATAA
- a CDS encoding DUF2087 domain-containing protein, with translation MEISELFWDANAEQLKVGYVEEKEDYVCLLCGERVEKGIIYPEATVLYEAERYMKHHIEKEHVSVFHYLIGLNKKLTGLTDHQNSLLRLFYEGKSDADIQAELSIGSASTIRNHRFVLKEKERQAKIFITMMELLKEKDSHAPTFLPLHKTATMVDERYNITKEEQEEIEKKFFSKGIDGPLIKFPKKEKQKLATLRVIIQRFDLERVYKEKEINEVLKNVYADYVTLRRYLIEYGFLDRKDDGSEYWVKK, from the coding sequence ATGGAGATATCTGAATTATTTTGGGATGCAAATGCAGAACAATTGAAAGTTGGTTATGTGGAAGAGAAGGAAGATTATGTTTGTTTATTATGTGGTGAAAGAGTGGAAAAGGGAATTATTTATCCAGAAGCCACTGTTTTGTATGAAGCGGAACGTTATATGAAACACCATATTGAAAAGGAACATGTATCTGTATTTCATTATTTAATTGGATTAAATAAAAAATTAACAGGATTGACAGATCATCAAAATAGCTTACTTCGATTGTTTTACGAAGGTAAGAGTGATGCAGACATACAGGCAGAATTAAGTATAGGTAGTGCCTCTACGATACGTAACCACCGATTTGTATTGAAGGAAAAAGAACGCCAAGCAAAAATCTTTATAACGATGATGGAGTTGTTAAAGGAAAAAGACAGTCATGCACCAACCTTTTTGCCGCTTCATAAGACTGCAACGATGGTGGACGAACGATATAACATTACGAAAGAAGAGCAAGAAGAGATAGAAAAGAAGTTTTTTTCTAAAGGTATAGATGGTCCTCTCATAAAATTTCCGAAAAAAGAAAAACAAAAACTGGCAACTCTTAGGGTGATCATACAACGATTTGACTTAGAGCGAGTATATAAAGAAAAAGAGATAAATGAGGTACTAAAAAATGTATATGCTGACTATGTCACATTAAGACGTTACTTAATAGAATATGGGTTTTTAGATAGAAAAGATGACGGCAGTGAGTACTGGGTGAAAAAATAA
- a CDS encoding DUF3243 domain-containing protein, with protein sequence MGNKIDERIDNKLNSIGTEEKEEILKNFSAFKSYLSEKVAAGEKLGLSDEALAKATEKVAGYLAKHEDPRNREEHLLQQLWNSGSKEEQHALSHMLLNLVRNEG encoded by the coding sequence TTGGGAAACAAAATAGATGAACGCATTGACAATAAGCTCAATAGCATTGGCACAGAAGAAAAAGAAGAAATTCTAAAAAACTTTTCTGCATTCAAATCTTATTTATCTGAAAAAGTGGCTGCTGGAGAAAAATTGGGCTTAAGTGACGAGGCTTTAGCAAAGGCTACTGAAAAAGTGGCTGGCTACTTAGCAAAGCATGAGGATCCTCGAAACCGTGAAGAACATCTTCTACAACAGTTATGGAATAGTGGAAGTAAAGAAGAGCAACACGCACTAAGCCATATGCTGTTAAACCTCGTAAGAAATGAAGGATAG
- a CDS encoding NAD(P)-dependent malic enzyme, producing the protein MDLKTKALNLHRTYKGKMEMISKVPMESMGDLSLAYSPGVAEPCIEIKNNPSTIYDYTMKGNLVGVVTDGTAVLGLGDIGPEAALPVMEGKSILLKRFANVDAFPICLDTTNVDEIVQIVKAISPTFGAINLEDISAPRCFEVEDRLRQELDIPVFHDDQHGTAIVVGAGLQNAVKLVQKDIPLLKVVINGAGAAGMAILRVLQQLGYQQIIMCDSTGIIYEGREQGMNPVKEAIASTTNPLGLKGTLKDAMDGADVFIGVSVANILTRELIDAMNPNPIVFALANPTPEIAYDLAKEWGVKVIATGRSDNPNQVNNVLAFPGIFRGALDVRATDINEDMKLAAVQAIASLIDESELREDYIIPDAFDERVVIAVAEAVKAAAIESGVSILYQPALKEV; encoded by the coding sequence ATGGATTTAAAAACAAAAGCTTTAAATTTACACCGAACGTATAAAGGGAAGATGGAGATGATTTCAAAGGTACCTATGGAAAGTATGGGGGATTTGAGCTTAGCTTATTCCCCTGGAGTTGCAGAACCTTGTATAGAAATAAAAAATAATCCATCTACTATTTATGATTACACGATGAAGGGAAACTTAGTAGGAGTAGTTACGGACGGTACAGCCGTTTTAGGTTTAGGTGATATCGGACCTGAAGCAGCATTGCCTGTAATGGAAGGAAAGTCAATTTTATTAAAACGTTTTGCCAATGTCGATGCTTTTCCAATTTGTTTAGACACAACAAATGTAGATGAGATTGTGCAAATTGTAAAAGCAATAAGTCCAACCTTTGGAGCAATCAATTTGGAAGATATCTCTGCTCCACGATGCTTTGAAGTGGAAGATCGACTTCGACAAGAATTAGATATACCTGTATTTCATGATGATCAGCATGGAACAGCAATTGTCGTTGGTGCGGGACTACAAAATGCAGTGAAGTTAGTTCAAAAGGATATTCCTTTATTAAAGGTTGTTATAAATGGAGCAGGTGCGGCCGGAATGGCCATTTTAAGAGTTCTTCAACAGCTGGGTTATCAACAGATAATCATGTGCGATTCAACCGGAATTATTTATGAAGGTAGAGAACAGGGCATGAATCCGGTTAAAGAGGCAATTGCAAGCACTACGAATCCATTAGGTTTAAAAGGAACATTAAAAGATGCTATGGATGGTGCAGATGTATTTATTGGAGTTTCTGTAGCAAATATTCTAACGAGAGAATTAATTGATGCAATGAATCCTAATCCAATTGTTTTTGCATTAGCAAATCCTACGCCTGAAATTGCTTATGATTTAGCAAAAGAGTGGGGAGTTAAAGTCATTGCAACGGGGCGTTCGGATAATCCGAACCAAGTAAATAATGTATTAGCTTTTCCAGGAATATTCAGAGGGGCTCTAGATGTAAGAGCGACTGATATAAACGAAGATATGAAGCTGGCGGCAGTTCAGGCAATTGCTTCTCTTATTGACGAAAGTGAGTTAAGGGAAGATTACATCATTCCAGATGCTTTTGATGAACGTGTAGTAATTGCTGTTGCAGAAGCGGTTAAAGCAGCGGCAATTGAATCAGGCGTGTCTATCCTTTATCAACCAGCATTAAAAGAAGTATAG
- a CDS encoding DUF6054 family protein, with product MDVREFYVSLSPKRALDILQESLIQGSISGAVVDVYERMVGEHQIVVCVLEKYYMRTSNRTSLTVTIDNLESNTKVHAAASGGGEGAFFRFDWGAGGNFVGSVEKVLGEYKL from the coding sequence ATGGATGTGCGTGAGTTTTATGTATCCTTGTCACCTAAAAGGGCATTAGACATTCTTCAAGAATCCTTAATACAAGGGAGCATCTCCGGTGCCGTTGTGGATGTTTATGAGCGAATGGTAGGAGAACATCAAATAGTTGTATGCGTTCTAGAAAAGTATTATATGCGTACGAGTAATCGTACTTCATTAACGGTTACAATTGATAATCTAGAAAGTAATACTAAGGTGCACGCAGCTGCATCAGGTGGTGGAGAAGGAGCGTTTTTTAGATTTGATTGGGGAGCTGGAGGGAATTTTGTCGGTAGTGTGGAAAAAGTGCTTGGAGAATATAAACTATAA
- a CDS encoding RDD family protein, protein MLNPVGFWARLGASLLDFIIIGIPLSIISFLLFGHWQESPITSFGNLLYSLIVPVLWTGYTVGKRMLGIRIVKFDGTKLGFGTMLMRVIVAGFVYVVTLGIGLIVSAFMVGLREDKRAIHDFIAGTYVTSNPPVD, encoded by the coding sequence ATGTTGAATCCAGTTGGTTTTTGGGCACGACTAGGGGCAAGTTTATTAGACTTTATAATAATAGGAATTCCATTGTCTATTATTAGCTTTCTTCTTTTCGGGCATTGGCAGGAATCACCAATCACTAGCTTTGGAAATCTTCTTTACTCTCTTATTGTTCCAGTATTATGGACCGGATACACAGTAGGCAAAAGAATGTTAGGCATCCGTATCGTCAAATTTGATGGCACCAAATTAGGCTTTGGAACAATGCTTATGCGTGTTATTGTAGCAGGTTTCGTATATGTAGTCACATTAGGAATAGGTCTGATTGTTAGTGCTTTTATGGTAGGCTTACGTGAAGATAAGCGTGCAATCCATGATTTTATCGCTGGAACATACGTAACAAGCAATCCTCCTGTTGATTGA
- a CDS encoding YdcF family protein → MSKKMRWIVLIPLFVLASSGVGLWMLTSKWMDEGLNPKADGSNDYAIVLGAKVKEGNIPSLALKFRLESALAYANEYPHVTLVLSGGQGDDEDIEEAVVMKNFLLENGIAEERLIIEDQSTSTYENLLFSKELLPDNVKSITIITSDYHLQRAKILAKKLEWKTDVVAAQTPEVVEAKVRLRERAALLKTYIVGK, encoded by the coding sequence ATGTCTAAAAAAATGAGGTGGATTGTGCTTATCCCTTTATTTGTTCTCGCTTCCAGCGGAGTTGGATTGTGGATGCTAACTAGCAAATGGATGGATGAAGGATTAAACCCTAAAGCTGACGGTTCCAACGATTACGCCATTGTCCTTGGTGCAAAAGTAAAAGAAGGGAATATTCCTTCGCTTGCATTAAAATTCAGATTGGAATCAGCACTTGCGTATGCAAACGAATATCCTCATGTCACCCTGGTACTTTCTGGAGGACAAGGAGACGATGAAGATATTGAGGAAGCGGTCGTAATGAAAAATTTTCTTTTGGAGAATGGGATAGCAGAAGAGAGGCTAATCATTGAAGATCAGTCGACATCTACTTATGAAAACTTGTTGTTTTCTAAAGAGCTTTTGCCAGATAACGTAAAGTCTATAACGATCATTACGAGTGACTATCACCTACAGCGAGCAAAAATACTTGCCAAAAAGCTAGAATGGAAAACGGACGTGGTAGCAGCACAGACCCCCGAAGTGGTAGAAGCGAAAGTACGCTTACGTGAGCGCGCCGCACTTTTAAAGACCTATATTGTTGGGAAATAA
- a CDS encoding lysoplasmalogenase — protein sequence MWSKILGLLIAIMGVTYIFLIPNEPIGIKMMFKIIPMFLILVFAFIQPSGESKRYKSLIMIGLFICMWADGLIYWFIAGLITFLIGHIWYIFAFRHIKVSTIPKWAAALLIAYGIGMVLWIAGTLWAEGENILAFAVVIYIVVILLMGWNALQTANKFAIIGAISFIFSDSVLAINRFIISIPFSDALIMISYYGAQFLFAYSIYAHYSASRKNLLK from the coding sequence ATGTGGAGTAAAATTTTAGGTCTATTAATAGCAATAATGGGAGTTACGTATATTTTCCTTATACCGAATGAACCTATAGGAATTAAAATGATGTTTAAGATAATTCCGATGTTTTTGATATTAGTTTTTGCATTTATCCAACCATCCGGTGAATCAAAAAGATATAAATCGCTAATCATGATAGGTCTATTTATTTGCATGTGGGCGGATGGTTTAATTTATTGGTTTATCGCTGGACTCATTACCTTTTTAATTGGACATATTTGGTATATTTTTGCGTTCCGCCATATTAAAGTATCGACTATTCCAAAGTGGGCAGCAGCTCTTCTAATTGCTTATGGAATTGGAATGGTATTATGGATAGCAGGGACTCTTTGGGCAGAAGGAGAAAATATTTTAGCTTTTGCTGTGGTAATTTATATTGTTGTTATTTTATTAATGGGTTGGAATGCTCTTCAAACAGCAAATAAATTCGCAATTATTGGTGCTATTTCATTTATTTTTTCGGACTCGGTGCTTGCTATTAATCGATTTATAATATCTATTCCTTTTTCTGATGCTCTTATAATGATTTCCTATTATGGAGCCCAGTTTTTATTTGCCTATAGCATATATGCTCATTATTCCGCATCTCGAAAGAATCTGCTAAAATAA
- a CDS encoding biotin transporter BioY — translation MRNNRLKMMIVAALFAAIIAVAAQLMINIPPVPFTLMTIAVMLTATILGKKYGSLAVTVYVLMGLVGIPVFAGMKSGLGIILGPTGGYLIAIIPAALFIGWYLEKFKHTKVQAIIANMIAVLIILIIGTVWLKVVADLPWNGAFKGGMLPFILPDLAKAVVAALLGVIIRTRLVSAKLI, via the coding sequence ATGAGAAATAATCGTTTGAAAATGATGATTGTCGCAGCTTTATTTGCTGCAATAATTGCAGTTGCTGCCCAACTGATGATTAATATTCCGCCAGTACCGTTTACATTAATGACAATAGCGGTAATGCTGACAGCAACGATTCTTGGGAAAAAATATGGATCCTTGGCGGTTACTGTATATGTTTTAATGGGGTTAGTAGGAATTCCAGTATTTGCAGGTATGAAGAGTGGACTGGGAATCATTTTAGGTCCAACAGGAGGGTATCTTATTGCCATTATTCCAGCAGCTTTGTTTATAGGATGGTACTTAGAAAAATTTAAACATACGAAAGTCCAAGCGATTATCGCAAATATGATAGCCGTTCTTATTATATTAATTATTGGAACAGTTTGGCTAAAAGTCGTTGCAGATCTTCCATGGAATGGTGCATTTAAAGGTGGAATGCTTCCGTTTATCTTACCAGATCTTGCGAAAGCAGTAGTTGCAGCTCTGTTAGGGGTTATTATTAGAACACGTTTAGTATCAGCAAAACTAATATAA